One segment of Bacteroides caecimuris DNA contains the following:
- a CDS encoding DEAD/DEAH box helicase, whose amino-acid sequence MKTFEELGVSPEIRKAIEEMGYENPMPVQEEVIPYLLGENNDVVALAQTGTGKTAAFGLPLLQQIDVKNRIPQSLILCPTRELCLQIAGDLNDYSKYIDGLKVLPVYGGSSIDSQIRSLKRGVHIIVATPGRLLDLMERKTVSLSTIRNVVMDEADEMLNMGFTDSINAILADVPQERNTLLFSATMSPEIARISKNYLRNAKEITIGRKNESTNNVKHVVYTVQAKDKYEALKRIVDYYPQIYGIIFCRTRKETQEIADKLMQEGYNADSLHGELSQAQRDTVMQKFRIRNLQLLVATDVAARGLDVDDLTHVINYGLPDDTESYTHRSGRTGRAGKTGTSIAIINLREKGKLREIERIIGKKFITGEMPTAAGICQKQLIKVIDDLEKVKVNEEEIAGFMPEIYRKLEWLSKEDLIKRVVSHEFNRFAEYYRHRPEIEQPTIESRSERARKGDRKENGFEKRSRKAAPGFNRLFINLGKTDSFFPSDLIGLLNSNTRGRIELGRIDLMQNFSFFEVPEKETVNVLKALNRAKWNGRKVVVEVSSEEGGKGHENGSGERKGGKRSGKNEERAPRYENKDRKSKDASAKGSKSSKKEKPSRAERGYSDARGPKRKDNWQEFFKDKEPDFSEEGWARRKPKKQL is encoded by the coding sequence ATGAAGACATTTGAAGAGCTTGGCGTTTCTCCGGAGATACGTAAAGCAATTGAAGAAATGGGATACGAGAATCCCATGCCGGTACAAGAGGAAGTGATTCCGTACCTTTTAGGAGAAAATAATGATGTAGTAGCTCTTGCACAGACAGGAACAGGTAAAACAGCCGCATTCGGTTTGCCTCTGCTCCAACAAATTGACGTAAAGAACAGAATCCCACAATCGCTGATCCTCTGCCCTACCCGTGAGCTTTGTCTCCAAATAGCAGGAGATCTGAACGACTATTCCAAATACATTGATGGACTAAAAGTACTGCCTGTATATGGAGGTTCTTCCATTGACAGCCAGATACGCAGCCTGAAACGAGGCGTACATATCATCGTAGCCACTCCTGGACGTTTGCTGGACTTGATGGAACGCAAGACCGTTTCCCTATCCACCATCCGCAACGTTGTAATGGACGAAGCAGACGAGATGCTGAACATGGGATTTACAGATAGCATTAACGCTATTCTGGCTGATGTACCGCAAGAACGTAACACACTGCTTTTCTCCGCTACTATGAGCCCGGAAATTGCACGTATCTCCAAAAACTATTTACGTAACGCGAAAGAAATCACTATTGGCCGTAAGAACGAAAGTACCAACAACGTTAAACACGTAGTTTATACCGTACAAGCGAAAGATAAATACGAGGCTTTAAAACGCATTGTCGACTATTACCCGCAAATATACGGTATTATTTTCTGCCGTACCCGCAAGGAAACACAGGAAATTGCTGACAAATTAATGCAAGAAGGCTATAATGCCGACTCGCTGCATGGCGAACTTTCACAAGCACAACGAGACACTGTCATGCAAAAGTTCCGTATTCGTAATCTGCAGCTGCTTGTTGCTACGGATGTAGCAGCCCGTGGTCTGGATGTGGACGATTTGACTCACGTCATCAACTACGGCTTGCCTGATGATACAGAAAGCTACACTCACCGCAGCGGACGTACGGGACGTGCCGGAAAAACCGGTACTTCTATCGCTATCATCAATCTCCGCGAGAAGGGAAAGTTAAGAGAAATAGAACGAATTATCGGCAAGAAATTCATTACCGGAGAGATGCCGACTGCGGCAGGCATTTGCCAGAAGCAGTTGATTAAGGTTATTGACGACCTTGAAAAAGTAAAAGTAAATGAAGAAGAAATCGCAGGCTTCATGCCGGAAATCTATCGTAAACTAGAATGGTTGAGCAAGGAAGACCTGATAAAACGAGTGGTTTCGCACGAATTCAACCGTTTCGCAGAATATTACCGCCACCGCCCGGAAATAGAACAACCAACAATTGAAAGCCGTAGTGAACGTGCCAGAAAAGGTGACCGCAAAGAAAACGGTTTCGAAAAGAGAAGTCGGAAAGCTGCTCCAGGCTTCAACCGCCTATTCATCAATCTGGGTAAAACAGACAGTTTCTTCCCCAGTGATCTTATCGGCTTATTGAACAGTAATACACGCGGACGTATCGAGTTGGGACGCATTGACCTGATGCAGAACTTCTCTTTCTTCGAAGTACCTGAAAAAGAAACTGTCAATGTTCTAAAAGCTCTAAACCGTGCCAAATGGAATGGTCGCAAAGTTGTTGTAGAAGTTTCCAGTGAAGAAGGCGGAAAAGGACACGAAAACGGTTCGGGTGAACGCAAAGGCGGTAAAAGATCCGGTAAAAACGAAGAGCGCGCTCCACGCTATGAAAATAAAGACAGAAAATCTAAGGATGCTTCTGCCAAAGGTTCAAAATCCAGCAAGAAGGAAAAACCAAGCCGTGCAGAGCGGGGATATTCGGATGCCCGCGGACCGAAAAGGAAAGATAACTGGCAGGAATTTTTCAAAGATAAGGAGCCTGACTTCAGTGAAGAAGGATGGGCGAGAAGAAAGCCCAAAAAGCAACTTTAA